In the Arachis stenosperma cultivar V10309 chromosome 8, arast.V10309.gnm1.PFL2, whole genome shotgun sequence genome, TCTGAAACCAGTTCGGGCTTGGATCGGGTATTAGTATGCATGGCTCGATTTAATTTCTTTGGTTTCTTCCTTTGCTTTTGCTTGGACTCTTTATTTTGCTTTCAGCCCAATATTCTTTGCTGAATGCCTTTTATTCCATTTGGGCTATTAATATTTGGCCTGCAACaataaacaattagttaataagTAGATATGattaatcaacactaattatttattttgctcaaaaataatgtttgtcatcattaattaatttagttaatttcttaactcaacagtGCTTCCACTATCGTTTTAGCTAGCTATagattttgacgctcttgaaCCCACCTTATTCCACTTCTACCATAAATGACCATCAAAGTCCGAAAAATTGCTGCCATAGAAAAGGAAGACGCATGTCTGTCGCCACTGCTGGTTAGCTAACTCCAAACGTAAAACGGATTCTGTAGAAAAACCCCGGTTTCCATGAAGGCGCATGATTCTCAAATGACGACACAGTCAAAGCACAATATGCATGGCAGTTACAACAAGTCCattatcttttatttcaaattaacCTCAACGTGTACGTAAtagaatgaaaaattaaaatacaattatatttaaacaattatttgtattattttttattaatttattcaaaaaataattaaattctgaagctaattggtataaaatattacagatataaaactaagaaaaatttttatttgtatagaAATGAgcctaataaataattattctatttaatatataattaagagtATTTCTTTCTTTGCCAACGAATTATAGCTCAAATGACATAATCTCTTTATATTCACCTAaaaattggtaaaaaaaaaatacttctttcctttattaacttttttatacaaaatagcaagaatacacattaaaaataaattaaactatatatatacctatacaaaaatacataatgattaattttagtgtataaattaaataatatttttgttgttaacTAGAAGACATTGGAGAGTTGTATATTAATAAGCTGGTTTCGCTTTGCTTCAAATTGATGCTTCTTCGGTTCTTCTTACTCCTTGAATTTGAAAAATTCAATGACATTTAAAAGACTCAAAATGCATGATCATGTACATGAACTTGCAAATTAACAATGAAGGAGTAATTGGCCTCTGACAAATTCAACTATCTAAAAGTTTTCAAGTACTTGAGAATTGAGATTAATATGGATCATTCAAGTTGAAAGATTTACCTGATTGACTTTACAGAGCTATTAAATTGCGCTATTTGAGAATATGGGGAGGAAGAATGGAATCATTTCCCACGTGCTTTCCAAGTGTTTCTCTTGAAGAACTTCATATCATTTCTTGTAGACTCTTGTCATTTCTTCCCAACAACATGGATCAATTCCATATATAATCTTCAATTCTTAGAGATAGATGATTGTCCTAATTAGATTAGATAAACTTATCATGTTAGCACCTAATTAGAACGGTTAAGTGTATGATGTAGCTAGTGCGGTGTCATTTAAGTAAATTTTGACGCCATCAACAATGAAAACGATGAAAAGACTAATgtgactaatttaaaatttttgaatgataaatttgattaaaaatatatttcgaAAACCAATTTAGAgaacaaatattttttagagaCGAATTTGATCATTTAATCATTGATAATCCTTACACGCACTTACTTGTTTACGGCTATATTTACTATTTCATATATCATCTTTTGTAACAAGGAGTGTACCCTTGAATTTTTGTAGATTGATGGGCAAGACCAAaatgatgaagatgaagatggaGGAGATGCAATCAAGATCGAAtatgaagagaagaaaaggaaataaaagcaTTATCTTTATATGTAGTGTCTTTGTCTAATGATTCTGTTTTAATTGCTTTGATTTGAGTATAATTCATGTTTTTAGCTACAAAACTTTGTCCTTTATATAATGTTGCATTATTATTTAAGACTGAAGTAAAGCTATGTATTTGAACACCTCAGCCTTGAGTGTGTATGTTGAGTTTGGAAACtatgaataatattttaagtttgaatTGTTCTGAATATTACTATAGACTAATTCGATTTTTAATTGGATTTTGTAGTTTAAAAATTTCCGAGGTTTTGATTGCGTAGAGAATTTAATACTACTCAAGAATCTTATTTCGTTCATCctttaagaattaaaaaaaatagtcttGTATGAAatagtttttatgaaaatatattattttggtTGGGTTCCtgtaatttttaactaaaactagAAGATTTATTTTGGTCATTGTTCTCATCCGTTTTTGATAAATAATGATATGTCATAATAAATACTGgcataacaaattaaaatattagcCTTGGCCTTGGTATCTGGAATTTTATCGAATATAAGTTAAGAAGCGTTTTAACAAGAATACTgattgaatataaaatatatagatataattaagatcaataattaaaattactaaaatatcaatatttttaaaatatttaaaaaaattaaatatataataccGAAATGACAAATTGATCataactataaaaataataaacatcAAATCTAGAACAAATATTTGTCAGAAAACCCAACAGCACCATATTTAAAAGTTAATATGGGCTTTTGTTGAAGataaaataaaaccaaaatatatTGATCCAATAGTCTGTAATCAAATTTAGGACCAATACAAGTTGAAAAATAATCTTAAGACCAATATCAAAGCATAGTAGTGAAGAGTGTCCAATAAAAAAGTGACCATAACTGAAAACATTATAAAGAACATATTAGGAACAAGATATTTCAGAAAGCCCAACAGCATATTTAAGTTGGACTAAGAAGTTTTCTCTCTTCAGGCAGGAAAAGAAAAaccttgacaaaaaaaaaagacaacaaaagaaaaaccagttttttttaataaatattattttcaaacCAAATAGGATTTTAgaccaaaataaattatttagaAATCgctaaagaaaaaataatagaaaatattttgtttggtttgtatttttattttctagtgttatttattttaaaattttgtaatagaatatgcaaaaataaaataattttatcgcttatacttttgttttttttaaaactattaactttagaaataaataaaaaataaaaaatgaaaacacaAATTAAGCATATGCCTTAGCCTTAGGACCGGACATCTACCTCTACTAAAATACGAATATAagagagttttttttttgtataactttctctttcaaaatatctttcactatatataataaattaaaaagcaTTATATACAAAACTTGAATCCAAGatttctaaattaaaatatgacATATTTATCAACGTGACTATTAttacatatatttaatttataaaaaaattaaatcaataaaTAGGTTTGTGCCTATTAATGaactaatatattataaaaacaaaaaaaattctcaaataGTTATTACAAACttaagataattaaaataataaaacaaattaaaaaattaaattataaccAATGTAAGACTTTTATATGATATATTCCTAGAAAGGTAAAAAAAATCGAGATTTtacgtaaaataaaaaaaataaattaagtacgTAAAACGTTAAATCGTAATAAGATTTAAATTGTAAAATCGTAAAATTTAgtataaattttgtaaaatcgATTGACTCATTTAAAATCATaatattaaaagattttaaGTGTTAAATCGAAATTTTAGCTACTATAGTTTATTGCAAAAACacatttattatatatatatataaagagaatATTGGACAAAATCTTGCTACTAGCCTTATTGAGCCAGAACAAGACACATGCATGGATATATTACATTATTTTCACATTACATCGTCCTAGGTACATGAAAACTAAACTCTCTTAACTAGCATCAAAGTGAAATTTTATTGTCTATTCACATGACACATAATTGTGCTAATTAGGATCCTACAAAACTCACCACTTAATCTTGgcatatataaaaatatgtccTTGTTGGTATCAAAATTATGCTATTTAACTTAAAAGTGGTGGGAAAATCTTCATATGAAGAGAAAAATCCTAGGAGTTTATGGAGTAATAATTGTCAAAATCCACCTTTTCATCAAAGGAGTGAAAATCCAAGCCTTGTATTGATGAATTAGAGACTGATGAAGTTGGTGCTGAAACATTATCACTAAAATCAGAATCTGAGGTTTGAACACATAGGCCTAGTCCATCATTAAAGTGGAAAATGTTGTTTGATTCTGAATTTGTTGTTGGTGATATGAATTCAGGAGAAAAGCTTTCAATGTAAGAGAACATTTTGTTGTTGTCTTCATCATTTTCAGAAACTATTGATGGGGAAGTGAAGCAAAGTGAAGAGAAAATGTTCTCCTTTGTGTCAGGGTCAAAGTCAAAGTCAAAGTCATCAAGTTTGACTTCAAGTTCTTGTGAGGGTTGTTCTGTTTTCATCTCTTTTTGTGTTGGTTGATGATTCTTGGGTTGTTCTTCTAATAATAAGGCCATGTTTGGTTTTTTTGAGTGATGACTAACTTGAATGCAAGTGTGTCTTCCTTTGTAGGTTATTTCCAACACATTTGGATCTTCATCTGATTTTTGCACTTGTTTTGTGGCCAAACAACCTTGTACATGTCTATGTGTACATCTGAAATATCCTCTGCAATCCAAAGCCAATCTTTGTCAGCAACACatataaatctttttaaaataaaaaaacttgtattattataaaataatccAAAATAATCTTTAAAATATTGCTTGTTCAacaaatatcttaaaaaaatttgaatacaTATTCTATATGTTTAGaagattaatttatttaataattaaattaaatcccCAGCTGCATTCTGTTTTTATTGATAAAAtagtaattatattaattttaattaattattaaataaatttatcaaatgGAGCTAATACTCTTAAGTATACTAAGTAGAGATACAAtcttctaaaaattattttgccAACAACATCAATTTTTAAGGactataaatatataattatttcttCTCCCTTCATTATATTTTGTAATTCTTTAGAAACCTTGAAATTAGGCACTTACAAAATATGACTATGAATgacaaaataacaaaaggaacaTTAGTATATTATTATGGTTTGGATTTGGCTGCATTCTATTGATTTTTCAGTGCAATAAATTGAGAACATGTGCT is a window encoding:
- the LOC130944780 gene encoding probable WRKY transcription factor 46, with the translated sequence MEQVSIVGELMQGKELAKKLFDHLNSPSPSLSSSSSSHESNEALIEKILSTYEKVLTMLSNTNFMKDSSHCSSSSLANGSTKSEVLDKEDVAKHKQVSKKRKTMSMWTKQVRVCLGTELDGSMEDGYSWRKYGQKDILGAKFPRGYFRCTHRHVQGCLATKQVQKSDEDPNVLEITYKGRHTCIQVSHHSKKPNMALLLEEQPKNHQPTQKEMKTEQPSQELEVKLDDFDFDFDPDTKENIFSSLCFTSPSIVSENDEDNNKMFSYIESFSPEFISPTTNSESNNIFHFNDGLGLCVQTSDSDFSDNVSAPTSSVSNSSIQGLDFHSFDEKVDFDNYYSINS